The following proteins come from a genomic window of Gammaproteobacteria bacterium:
- a CDS encoding ferredoxin family protein — MTFLVLESCIKCKLMDCVEVCPVDCFHEGPNMLVIDPEECIDCTLCEPECPVDAIVSEDEIPAGQEQFLELNAELSQEWPVITEAGEPPPDADDWRETPDKLQYLER, encoded by the coding sequence ATGACCTTCCTGGTACTGGAAAGCTGCATCAAGTGCAAACTGATGGACTGCGTGGAAGTCTGCCCCGTGGACTGCTTCCACGAGGGCCCCAACATGCTCGTGATCGATCCCGAGGAATGCATCGACTGCACGCTGTGCGAGCCGGAATGCCCGGTGGACGCCATCGTTTCCGAAGACGAGATTCCGGCCGGCCAGGAGCAGTTCCTGGAACTGAACGCCGAACTGTCGCAGGAATGGCCGGTCATCACCGAGGCGGGCGAACCGCCGCCCGACGCCGACGACTGGCGCGAGACCCCCGACAAACTCCAGTACCTCGAGCGCTGA
- a CDS encoding NUDIX hydrolase: MKPVRVRVSLPAPSEFRFFSSIQSFQEIPVPAPPSKFCSQCGAPVTRRIPAGEDREREVCPVCNFIHYRNPIPVVGCVPEYKGRILLCRRAIDPRLGYWTVPAGFMELDETLEEAALRETREEACAEVRLGELFSIVDVPRAGQVHFFFRAEVVNGQFEPGVESLDVRLFAPDEIPFDTIAFRSGVIALRRYLEGPEKGLVLDAVRPGAPD, translated from the coding sequence GTGAAACCCGTGAGAGTTCGAGTCTCTCTCCCGGCACCGTCCGAATTCAGATTCTTCAGCTCGATCCAAAGCTTCCAGGAAATCCCCGTGCCTGCGCCTCCCAGCAAGTTCTGCAGCCAGTGCGGCGCGCCGGTGACACGCCGTATTCCGGCAGGCGAAGACCGGGAACGGGAAGTGTGCCCGGTATGCAACTTCATCCATTACCGCAATCCAATTCCTGTCGTCGGCTGCGTGCCGGAATACAAGGGGCGCATTCTGTTGTGCCGGCGGGCCATCGATCCCCGCTTGGGCTACTGGACGGTCCCGGCCGGGTTCATGGAACTCGACGAGACCCTGGAAGAAGCCGCGCTGCGCGAAACCCGCGAGGAGGCCTGCGCCGAGGTCCGCCTGGGCGAACTCTTTTCGATTGTCGACGTGCCGCGAGCGGGCCAGGTCCACTTCTTCTTCAGGGCGGAGGTCGTCAACGGCCAATTCGAACCCGGCGTCGAATCGCTCGACGTCCGCCTCTTCGCGCCTGACGAGATTCCGTTCGACACCATAGCGTTTCGAAGCGGCGTCATTGCGTTGCGCCGCTACCTGGAAGGTCCGGAGAAGGGTCTGGTCCTGGATGCGGTTCGTCCCGGCGCTCCGGATTGA
- a CDS encoding sigma-70 family RNA polymerase sigma factor, whose product MSGFANRTIDPAFVRAAQRGDMKAHEIIYRQFADPVYTLALRMTGSPTVADDILQESFVEVLRGIAKFRGEASLATWIRRIAVSRCLMHMRQAWNRRRLLFSEIVGDEGTYEIRAREETPELAMDLETALDGLSPTARAVVWLHDVEGYTHKEIGEMMNRTSSFSKSQLARAHKRLRERLAPAADASAAPVRQAMIA is encoded by the coding sequence ATGTCGGGGTTTGCCAACAGGACCATCGATCCGGCATTCGTCCGTGCCGCCCAACGGGGCGACATGAAGGCGCATGAAATTATTTACCGCCAGTTCGCGGACCCGGTCTATACGCTCGCGCTGCGAATGACCGGATCGCCGACGGTGGCGGACGACATTCTGCAGGAGAGTTTCGTGGAAGTGCTGCGGGGCATTGCAAAATTCCGGGGAGAGGCTTCCCTGGCCACCTGGATCCGGCGCATCGCCGTCTCGCGCTGCTTGATGCACATGCGCCAGGCCTGGAACCGCCGGCGCCTGCTGTTTTCCGAGATCGTCGGTGACGAAGGAACGTACGAAATCCGGGCCAGGGAGGAAACGCCGGAGCTGGCCATGGACCTGGAGACGGCCCTCGACGGTCTTTCGCCTACGGCCCGCGCGGTCGTATGGCTGCACGACGTGGAGGGATACACGCACAAGGAAATCGGCGAAATGATGAATCGCACCAGCAGTTTTTCCAAATCGCAACTGGCGCGCGCCCACAAGCGCCTGCGGGAGCGCCTGGCTCCCGCCGCCGATGCATCCGCGGCGCCGGTGCGGCAGGCGATGATCGCCTGA